A stretch of Spirosoma oryzicola DNA encodes these proteins:
- a CDS encoding AAA family ATPase, giving the protein MLKRVSIQNFKSLKDVTLDLQKVNLLIGPNNSGKTNFLKALEYFEFGVLQDNIAAERQSYDFRFMRSASTLSIELTFQRNDEELTFLRKLTFSNQLDVESSQVNTRKGVVYDRSETGYPNASFLRSRLNSLRVYKPDPNKLNKPAPVGLGDDSVAADASNLIAFFDRIRDEYPESFAQIKADLAKCVPEFTEINFQNVPSTDELVKQFGDKTFKRIGLTNGKQKTIYWADELSEGTLYFIALLCIINQPNPPKLLLLEEPEKGIHPRRIEEVINFIFGLADEKDVQVIMTTHSPAVVDMFKDMPESVFIFDKDDEGATHVKNLQKDIIEPETEESTRLGIDPPQYLNGLGQAWKVGFLGGVPR; this is encoded by the coding sequence ATGCTCAAGCGCGTTTCGATCCAGAACTTCAAGAGCCTGAAAGACGTCACGCTCGACCTCCAAAAAGTCAATCTGTTAATCGGCCCTAATAACTCCGGCAAAACGAATTTTCTGAAGGCGCTGGAGTATTTTGAGTTCGGGGTTTTACAAGACAATATCGCAGCTGAACGACAATCCTACGATTTTCGCTTCATGCGTTCGGCCAGTACGTTATCTATTGAACTGACGTTTCAGCGTAATGATGAAGAATTGACATTTCTCCGAAAGCTTACCTTCTCAAATCAGCTTGATGTTGAATCATCACAAGTCAATACCAGAAAAGGAGTCGTGTATGATCGAAGTGAAACAGGCTATCCTAATGCGTCCTTCTTACGTAGTAGACTTAACTCTTTAAGAGTTTACAAACCTGATCCCAATAAACTTAATAAACCAGCACCAGTTGGATTGGGTGACGATTCTGTCGCTGCGGATGCTTCTAATTTGATTGCTTTCTTTGACCGAATCAGAGACGAGTATCCAGAATCTTTTGCGCAGATAAAAGCGGATTTGGCTAAGTGCGTTCCCGAATTTACAGAAATCAACTTTCAGAATGTTCCTTCTACGGACGAACTGGTAAAACAGTTTGGTGATAAAACCTTTAAGCGCATTGGTTTAACAAACGGTAAGCAAAAGACAATTTACTGGGCTGACGAACTCTCGGAGGGAACGCTTTATTTTATTGCTCTTCTCTGCATTATCAACCAGCCTAACCCGCCCAAACTCTTGCTTCTCGAAGAACCTGAAAAAGGCATTCACCCGCGCCGGATCGAAGAAGTAATTAACTTTATCTTTGGTTTAGCCGATGAGAAGGACGTGCAGGTGATTATGACAACGCACAGCCCAGCCGTTGTCGATATGTTTAAAGACATGCCTGAGTCCGTATTTATTTTCGATAAAGATGATGAAGGGGCCACTCACGTCAAGAATTTGCAGAAAGACATTATAGAGCCGGAAACCGAAGAAAGTACTCGTTTAGGCATTGATCCTCCTCAATACCTGAATGGCTTAGGTCAGGCCTGGAAAGTTGGATTTTTGGGCGGTGTACCAAGATGA
- a CDS encoding M1 family metallopeptidase: MTQLQLKFCVLFLLLATASFAQLPGNTARYTQPGVDVQHYAFSLTLSDSTNQIKGETTIRFTRADDRQTVWFDLIGGKSDSTGTGMQVREVRLSDGKTAPFTHRNDRVFINLPAAQPGQSTEVFIRYEGTPARGLIISRNKFGERTFFGDNWPNNARNYLPVVDHPSDKATCAFSVNAPASYRVIANGKFVGENNLSNGRKVTRWQENTPIPTKVMVIGAARFAVDEVGSVSGVPVQSWLYPKDSQKGFVDYRPAKEILQYFIDKVGPYSYEKLANVESTTIFGGMENASCIFYNEKVIVGHKDSDVEALLAHEIAHQWFGNSATEADWSQLWLSEGFATYFSALYLEHAYGKDTLNAVLNQNKGQILRYTALKPKGTIVDSTTTNLMDLLNPNSYQKGGWVLHMLRHELGDDVFWKGIRAYYQKFRNANAHTSDFQAVMESVSGKKLDTFFRQWLYEPGYPELVWGTSYDAAKKALVIDVRQAQRTGVVFTLPLTFSLRDARGREISRTARLNLTNTNQTFTVPVTAQPASVVIDPDNTVLMRAVQMGK, translated from the coding sequence ATGACTCAATTGCAATTAAAATTCTGCGTTCTTTTCCTACTTCTGGCGACCGCTTCGTTTGCTCAGTTGCCGGGCAATACGGCTCGTTACACACAACCCGGTGTTGACGTTCAACATTATGCCTTCTCATTAACCCTTAGCGATTCTACCAACCAGATTAAGGGCGAAACTACTATTCGCTTTACCCGCGCCGATGATCGGCAGACCGTCTGGTTTGATCTGATCGGAGGAAAAAGCGACTCGACAGGAACCGGTATGCAGGTACGGGAAGTACGCCTGTCCGACGGTAAAACAGCTCCGTTTACGCACCGCAACGATCGGGTGTTTATCAATCTTCCGGCTGCACAACCCGGCCAATCAACGGAGGTATTTATTCGTTACGAGGGTACTCCGGCACGGGGCCTGATCATTAGTCGGAATAAGTTTGGCGAACGCACCTTTTTCGGCGACAATTGGCCCAACAATGCCCGAAACTACCTGCCCGTAGTCGATCACCCCTCCGACAAAGCGACCTGCGCCTTTTCGGTAAACGCACCGGCTTCGTACCGCGTCATTGCGAACGGCAAGTTCGTCGGTGAAAATAATCTGTCCAACGGGAGAAAAGTAACCCGCTGGCAGGAAAACACCCCCATCCCAACAAAGGTGATGGTGATTGGAGCCGCTCGGTTTGCGGTTGATGAAGTCGGTTCGGTAAGCGGTGTGCCGGTGCAAAGCTGGCTGTATCCCAAAGACAGTCAGAAAGGATTTGTCGATTACCGTCCGGCCAAAGAAATCCTGCAATACTTTATCGACAAGGTTGGTCCGTATTCCTACGAGAAGCTGGCTAACGTCGAATCGACCACCATTTTCGGCGGTATGGAAAACGCCAGCTGCATTTTCTATAACGAGAAAGTGATTGTTGGTCATAAGGATTCGGACGTTGAAGCGTTGCTGGCTCACGAGATTGCCCACCAGTGGTTTGGTAATTCGGCTACCGAAGCCGATTGGTCGCAGCTTTGGCTAAGCGAAGGGTTTGCGACGTATTTCTCCGCGCTCTACCTCGAACACGCCTACGGGAAAGACACGCTCAACGCCGTACTCAACCAGAACAAAGGGCAAATTTTACGGTATACGGCCCTCAAGCCCAAAGGCACCATCGTTGACTCGACCACTACGAATCTGATGGATCTGCTGAACCCAAATTCGTATCAGAAAGGCGGCTGGGTATTGCACATGCTTCGCCACGAACTCGGCGACGACGTTTTCTGGAAAGGCATCCGGGCGTATTACCAGAAATTCCGCAATGCCAACGCCCACACCAGCGATTTTCAGGCGGTTATGGAAAGCGTGTCGGGTAAGAAATTGGATACGTTTTTCCGACAATGGCTCTACGAACCCGGCTATCCCGAACTCGTCTGGGGAACCAGCTACGACGCAGCAAAGAAAGCATTGGTGATCGACGTCCGTCAGGCACAACGTACGGGTGTTGTTTTCACGCTCCCGCTTACGTTCAGCCTCCGCGACGCCCGTGGTCGTGAGATTAGCCGTACTGCCCGCCTGAATCTGACGAATACGAACCAGACTTTTACGGTTCCGGTAACGGCTCAACCGGCTTCGGTAGTCATTGACCCCGACAATACGGTTCTGATGCGGGCTGTTCAGATGGGGAAATAA
- a CDS encoding ABC transporter permease: MNLFRISWSNLKDKPLSSFLSGLLMTFGITIISLLLLLNKQLDDQFRKNIKGIDMVLGAKGSPLQLILSSIYQIDSPTGNIPLEEAEKLTRNPMIKTAIPLSMGDNYRSFRIVGTNKKYIDHFDASVGQGRLFQQDLETVIGSRVAEVAGLKLGDTFSGSHGLDAEGDVHADTKYKVVGILNPSNTVVDQLILTPLSSVWAIHEHHDEHGEEHEHEEGEAHEHEEHEEAPREITSMLIQFRNPLGMMIARGINTNSKLQAALPNIEINRLFSLLGVGVETLRGLAVVIMLISGISVFVSLYNSLKERRYEMALMLSMGATRAQLFGMLLLEGLVLALIGFGLGILLSRVGLWLFSNSVSSEYHYNLAAFGILPEEWILLGVAVLIGLLAAALPALGVYRMNISRTLAED; encoded by the coding sequence ATGAATTTATTCCGAATTAGTTGGAGCAACCTAAAAGACAAACCACTAAGCAGCTTTCTGAGCGGTCTGCTGATGACCTTCGGCATCACGATTATATCGCTGCTGCTGCTGCTTAACAAGCAGTTAGACGACCAGTTCCGGAAGAACATCAAAGGTATAGACATGGTGCTGGGCGCAAAAGGTAGCCCTTTGCAGTTAATTCTGTCCAGCATTTATCAGATTGATTCGCCGACGGGTAATATTCCGCTCGAAGAAGCCGAAAAGCTGACGCGCAATCCGATGATCAAAACGGCCATTCCGCTGTCGATGGGCGATAACTACCGCTCGTTTCGGATCGTCGGTACCAACAAAAAATACATCGATCATTTTGACGCAAGCGTGGGTCAAGGGCGATTGTTTCAGCAAGATCTGGAAACGGTGATTGGTTCACGCGTGGCGGAGGTAGCTGGTTTGAAACTGGGCGATACATTCTCTGGATCGCACGGACTTGATGCCGAAGGCGACGTACACGCCGATACCAAATACAAAGTTGTTGGTATTCTGAACCCCAGCAATACGGTTGTCGATCAGCTCATTCTAACCCCGTTGTCAAGCGTTTGGGCCATTCACGAGCACCACGATGAACACGGCGAAGAGCACGAACACGAAGAGGGCGAAGCCCATGAGCACGAAGAACACGAGGAGGCTCCCCGCGAAATCACGAGCATGCTTATCCAGTTCCGCAACCCGCTTGGTATGATGATCGCTCGCGGCATCAACACCAACTCCAAGCTACAGGCCGCTTTGCCTAACATTGAGATCAACCGGCTGTTTTCGCTGCTTGGTGTTGGCGTAGAAACCCTGCGCGGATTAGCCGTTGTGATTATGCTCATTTCGGGTATCAGTGTATTTGTGTCGCTGTATAATTCGTTAAAAGAGCGTCGCTACGAGATGGCCCTGATGCTTTCGATGGGCGCAACACGGGCGCAGTTGTTTGGCATGTTGCTGCTCGAAGGACTGGTACTGGCGCTGATTGGTTTTGGATTAGGCATTCTATTAAGCCGCGTCGGGTTGTGGCTGTTTTCGAACAGTGTGTCGTCAGAGTATCATTATAACCTGGCTGCTTTTGGCATCTTACCCGAAGAATGGATTTTGTTAGGCGTCGCCGTTTTGATTGGTTTGCTGGCCGCTGCGTTGCCTGCCCTGGGAGTGTATCGCATGAACATTTCGCGAACTCTGGCCGAAGATTAA
- a CDS encoding GNAT family N-acetyltransferase: MTIAIAQTDAEIRRCLPAMLALRPHLTEEQAFEQIRFQQENERFVLAFVDEGDPSRPAPAVTGYRIMHLLYSGKTLYIDDLSTLPEARGKGYAGALVDFIVEQARQTGCQCVSLDSGQNPARYDAHRLYLNKRFNIVSHHFKLDLQ, translated from the coding sequence ATGACTATAGCGATTGCCCAGACCGACGCCGAGATTCGTCGTTGTTTGCCCGCCATGCTGGCCCTGCGCCCGCATCTGACCGAAGAGCAGGCTTTTGAACAAATTCGGTTTCAACAGGAAAATGAACGGTTCGTATTAGCTTTCGTTGACGAAGGTGATCCGTCAAGACCCGCTCCTGCCGTTACGGGTTACCGCATCATGCATTTATTGTACAGCGGCAAAACGTTGTACATCGATGATCTGTCGACGCTGCCAGAAGCCCGTGGAAAAGGCTATGCCGGCGCTCTGGTCGATTTTATCGTTGAGCAGGCTCGGCAGACTGGTTGCCAATGCGTTTCACTGGATTCGGGTCAGAATCCCGCTCGGTACGACGCGCATCGACTGTATCTGAACAAACGGTTTAATATCGTCAGTCATCACTTCAAACTGGATTTGCAATAA
- the hemC gene encoding hydroxymethylbilane synthase: protein MHIRIGTRTSRLALWQAEHIQALLQAGGLTSELVLIDTKGDKVLDRSLSKIGSKGVFTQELEEQLWAGSIDIAVHSAKDLPSSLPTGLSIISFTERELTNDVLISRDKSLSLTNGREFTIGTSSTRRVAMLKHFCPHVTTVDMRGNLQTRLRKLDEGQCDALLLAYAGVHRMGYDDLIVEHLPIADFTPAVGQGSIAIEAAETLAIDKTNAIRQLTNHSLTESCLRAERAFLARLEGGCSIPSFALAQWTKEQTISLSGGLVSLDGSQLLRETFTGTPEQATMLGHELAETILGRGGDVLLTEIRAHL, encoded by the coding sequence ATGCATATTCGAATTGGAACCCGCACGAGCCGCCTGGCCTTGTGGCAGGCCGAACATATACAAGCACTATTGCAAGCCGGTGGACTAACCTCCGAACTGGTACTCATCGATACGAAAGGCGATAAAGTGCTGGACCGCTCGCTATCGAAGATTGGCAGCAAAGGCGTTTTTACCCAGGAACTGGAAGAGCAGCTTTGGGCCGGGTCGATTGATATTGCCGTTCACAGCGCCAAAGATCTACCGTCAAGTCTGCCAACGGGATTGTCGATTATCTCTTTCACCGAACGGGAACTAACGAACGACGTATTGATTAGTCGCGACAAGAGTCTGTCGCTTACCAATGGTCGGGAGTTCACGATTGGCACTTCGTCTACACGTCGGGTCGCTATGCTGAAGCATTTCTGTCCACACGTCACGACCGTGGATATGCGGGGAAACCTACAAACGCGTCTGCGTAAGCTCGATGAAGGGCAATGTGATGCGCTGTTGCTGGCCTACGCGGGTGTGCATCGGATGGGATACGACGATCTGATTGTCGAGCATCTACCAATCGCTGATTTTACGCCCGCCGTTGGGCAAGGCAGCATTGCCATCGAAGCCGCCGAAACACTGGCTATTGACAAAACCAATGCCATTCGTCAATTGACGAATCACTCCCTGACCGAATCGTGTTTACGCGCTGAGCGGGCTTTCCTGGCCCGGCTGGAAGGCGGCTGTAGTATTCCGTCCTTTGCGCTGGCACAGTGGACGAAGGAGCAGACGATTAGCCTGTCCGGCGGACTAGTTAGCCTGGACGGTAGCCAACTCCTGCGCGAAACCTTTACGGGTACACCTGAACAAGCGACAATGCTAGGCCACGAGCTGGCCGAAACAATTTTAGGACGTGGTGGTGACGTATTATTAACCGAGATTCGCGCTCATCTATGA
- a CDS encoding Hsp20/alpha crystallin family protein — translation MKAIENVFQGTGGQVDLLNTLYGGSSQTTMKVEREDERLIIKLSAPGVSANSFNVLIEGSKLVLYTLLVSTSSRKDDEGNSQRLAVPMFLRVLDIPSFVNADQIEAVHEHGQVMVMLPFKDEEHLHRRIDIKDLF, via the coding sequence ATGAAAGCGATAGAGAATGTATTTCAGGGAACGGGCGGTCAAGTTGATTTGCTCAACACCCTATACGGTGGTTCGAGCCAAACGACAATGAAAGTTGAACGGGAGGACGAGCGGCTTATTATTAAATTATCAGCTCCGGGTGTCAGTGCCAATTCATTCAATGTATTGATCGAAGGAAGTAAACTTGTTTTATATACACTACTCGTTAGCACTTCATCACGTAAGGACGACGAAGGTAACAGCCAGCGGTTGGCAGTGCCAATGTTCTTACGCGTGCTCGACATTCCTTCTTTTGTGAATGCCGACCAGATTGAAGCTGTTCACGAACACGGTCAGGTTATGGTGATGCTACCTTTCAAGGATGAAGAACACCTACACCGGCGGATCGACATTAAGGATCTTTTTTAA
- a CDS encoding ribonucleotide-diphosphate reductase subunit beta translates to MVQNEVIEPILEEDKGRFVLFPIKHWDIWEFYKTHEASFWTAEEIDLGQDMKDWNSLNDSERHFISHVLAFFAASDGIVNENLAVNFLSEVQYAEAKCFYGFQVMMENIHSETYSLLIDTYIKDAAEKDHLLNAIDTIPCVQKKAEWALRWIENGSFAERLIAFAAVEGIFFSGSFCSIFWLKKRGLMPGLTFSNELISRDEGLHRDFACLLYTDHIKHKLPESQIYDIIRNAVEIEQEFVSDALPVSLIGMNADLMKQYIAFVADHLLTTLGLRKLYNVSNPFDFMDMISLQGKTNFFEKRVGEYQRGEVMAKFKAAKAASTQPQDAANPTPAPVVEESNSITFDADF, encoded by the coding sequence ATGGTACAAAACGAAGTAATCGAACCGATTTTAGAGGAAGACAAAGGCCGATTTGTGCTGTTCCCAATCAAGCACTGGGATATTTGGGAGTTCTACAAAACCCACGAAGCATCGTTCTGGACCGCCGAAGAAATCGACCTTGGGCAGGACATGAAAGACTGGAATAGTCTGAATGATAGCGAACGGCATTTTATCTCGCACGTACTGGCGTTCTTTGCCGCTTCTGACGGAATCGTTAACGAGAACCTCGCCGTCAATTTCCTGTCCGAAGTTCAGTACGCCGAAGCCAAGTGCTTCTACGGCTTTCAGGTGATGATGGAGAACATTCACTCCGAAACCTATTCGTTGCTGATCGATACGTATATCAAAGACGCAGCCGAGAAAGATCACCTGCTGAACGCCATCGATACGATTCCGTGCGTTCAGAAGAAGGCGGAATGGGCACTGCGCTGGATCGAGAACGGCAGCTTCGCCGAACGCCTGATTGCGTTTGCGGCTGTAGAAGGTATTTTCTTCTCGGGTTCGTTCTGTTCAATCTTCTGGCTTAAGAAGCGTGGACTCATGCCGGGCCTGACGTTCTCCAACGAGCTGATCTCCCGTGACGAAGGGCTGCACCGCGATTTTGCGTGTCTGCTGTATACCGATCACATCAAGCACAAGCTGCCTGAATCGCAGATCTACGATATCATTCGGAACGCGGTAGAAATTGAGCAGGAGTTCGTTTCCGACGCGCTGCCGGTGTCGCTGATCGGTATGAACGCTGATCTGATGAAACAGTACATTGCTTTCGTTGCCGATCACCTGCTGACTACCTTAGGATTGCGTAAGCTTTACAACGTATCGAACCCATTCGATTTCATGGATATGATTTCGCTACAGGGCAAGACCAACTTCTTCGAGAAGCGGGTTGGTGAATACCAGCGTGGCGAGGTTATGGCGAAGTTTAAAGCGGCCAAAGCGGCATCGACGCAGCCGCAGGATGCCGCCAATCCAACGCCTGCTCCCGTTGTCGAGGAGTCGAACAGCATCACCTTCGACGCTGATTTCTAG
- a CDS encoding regulatory protein RecX produces the protein MTDYLKDALRKAAMFCAYQERTQQEVRDKLKEWGVFGDDTEELIAELIQQNYLNEERFAKSFAGGKFRVKGWGKRKIKQHLQQRGITGYNLDQAMKEIAPDDYRTTLSELLDKKRRSIRDDNPLVVKQKLVRYALSKGYESDLVWQVLGDSE, from the coding sequence ATGACCGATTACTTGAAGGACGCGCTTCGCAAAGCGGCTATGTTTTGCGCTTATCAGGAACGAACGCAACAGGAAGTTCGCGACAAGCTCAAAGAATGGGGTGTCTTTGGGGATGATACGGAAGAACTGATCGCCGAGTTGATTCAGCAGAACTATCTGAACGAAGAACGCTTCGCCAAAAGTTTTGCGGGGGGCAAGTTCCGGGTAAAAGGCTGGGGTAAGCGCAAAATCAAACAGCACCTGCAACAACGGGGCATTACCGGTTATAATCTCGATCAGGCGATGAAAGAGATTGCCCCGGACGACTATCGGACGACGCTTAGCGAACTATTGGATAAAAAGCGTCGAAGCATTCGGGATGATAATCCGCTCGTCGTGAAGCAAAAGCTGGTTCGGTACGCACTCAGCAAAGGCTACGAATCCGATTTGGTCTGGCAAGTACTGGGTGACAGCGAATGA
- a CDS encoding RraA family protein — MNFKIAALVPFIAVSCLSHSLSAQTIPKDELVFLTSEWKGERFPDGRPKISDDLVERAKHIGIDDAWTVLKNEGYTNQFEGGWKLIKEDVPVTGRAVTAMFMPSRPDVEKNIKERGTTKQGRKGNTNAWPIEVLTKGDVYVADAFGKIGGGTLMGATLGNAIFSKTGNGVVFNGAARDLQELQNLKGFNAFVRDFHPSFLEEMVLMGLNAPIRMGNAMVLPGDLVIAQREGVLFVPAHMAEQVVSTAEFVTRKDQFGFEMVKSGRYTTGQIDSQWPDDIKTEFLKWLGKHPELGTMTKAELDKVMSKRTW; from the coding sequence ATGAACTTTAAAATTGCAGCGCTAGTACCCTTCATCGCGGTTTCTTGCCTTTCTCATTCGTTGTCTGCCCAGACTATTCCCAAAGACGAACTTGTCTTTCTAACGTCGGAATGGAAAGGTGAACGGTTTCCCGATGGCCGTCCGAAAATTTCCGATGATCTGGTGGAACGGGCAAAGCACATCGGCATTGATGACGCCTGGACGGTGCTAAAAAATGAAGGCTACACCAACCAGTTTGAAGGCGGCTGGAAACTGATCAAGGAAGACGTACCCGTTACCGGACGGGCCGTAACGGCGATGTTTATGCCCAGCCGACCCGATGTCGAAAAAAACATTAAAGAGCGCGGTACCACCAAACAGGGCCGAAAGGGAAACACTAACGCCTGGCCGATTGAAGTGTTAACGAAAGGCGATGTGTACGTAGCCGACGCGTTTGGTAAGATCGGCGGAGGAACCCTCATGGGTGCCACCTTGGGCAACGCTATTTTCAGCAAAACGGGCAACGGCGTTGTGTTCAACGGGGCCGCGCGCGACCTTCAGGAATTGCAGAATCTCAAAGGTTTCAACGCCTTTGTCCGCGATTTTCACCCATCCTTCCTAGAAGAAATGGTACTCATGGGCTTGAACGCACCGATTCGGATGGGTAACGCAATGGTTTTGCCGGGCGATCTGGTCATCGCTCAGCGCGAAGGCGTTTTATTCGTTCCTGCGCACATGGCCGAACAGGTCGTTAGCACCGCCGAATTTGTGACTCGTAAAGATCAGTTTGGCTTCGAAATGGTCAAATCGGGTCGCTACACCACGGGACAGATCGACAGTCAGTGGCCCGACGACATCAAGACGGAATTTCTGAAATGGCTCGGCAAGCATCCCGAATTAGGCACTATGACCAAGGCGGAACTAGACAAAGTGATGAGCAAACGAACCTGGTAA
- a CDS encoding RraA family protein, whose protein sequence is MIKRTVAILTALTLSGSFLAHAQRLGSSPEYVTALTANWKGERLPDGRPKVPDLVLERLQNCTLEQVWGYLGKKGYRNQVEKDWIILKPGETMTGRVVTAQFMPTRPDLDSLVRAQGKAEGRSQKGGINIWPIDVLTKGDVYVADGYGKVKDGTLIGSSLGNAIYGKTGKGVIFYGSIRDMQELKDTKGFNAWIKGHDPSYIKDMTPTSINAPIRIGEVTVLPGDVVFANEYGTVFIPAHLVEELVSASEMTALRDEFERVLLQQSKYPSGEIHGDWSEKIKGEFRTWVGKYPKKLAITQKDIEAYLAKEGH, encoded by the coding sequence ATGATAAAGAGAACAGTAGCGATTCTGACCGCCCTCACCTTATCAGGCAGCTTTCTAGCCCATGCTCAACGGTTGGGCTCCTCCCCCGAATACGTCACGGCATTAACGGCAAACTGGAAAGGCGAACGACTACCCGATGGTCGCCCCAAAGTACCGGATCTGGTTCTCGAGCGTCTTCAGAACTGTACGTTGGAACAGGTATGGGGCTATCTGGGCAAAAAAGGGTACCGAAATCAGGTCGAAAAAGACTGGATCATTCTCAAGCCAGGCGAAACCATGACCGGACGCGTCGTAACGGCTCAGTTTATGCCAACACGCCCCGACCTCGACAGTCTGGTAAGAGCGCAGGGTAAAGCCGAAGGGCGTTCACAGAAAGGGGGCATCAACATCTGGCCGATTGATGTACTGACCAAAGGTGATGTGTACGTGGCCGACGGGTACGGTAAGGTGAAAGATGGCACCCTGATTGGGTCAAGCCTGGGCAACGCGATTTACGGAAAAACGGGTAAAGGCGTCATCTTCTACGGGTCGATCAGAGACATGCAGGAACTGAAAGACACGAAGGGCTTTAACGCCTGGATCAAAGGTCACGATCCATCGTACATCAAAGATATGACCCCTACCTCCATCAACGCGCCGATCCGCATCGGCGAGGTCACGGTGCTGCCGGGCGATGTCGTATTTGCAAATGAGTACGGAACTGTGTTTATTCCGGCTCATCTTGTCGAAGAACTGGTGTCGGCTTCCGAAATGACCGCCCTGCGCGACGAGTTTGAGCGGGTGCTTCTTCAACAAAGCAAGTACCCATCCGGCGAAATTCACGGCGACTGGTCGGAGAAGATCAAAGGTGAGTTTAGAACCTGGGTAGGCAAATACCCAAAGAAATTAGCCATCACCCAAAAAGATATAGAAGCCTATCTCGCCAAAGAAGGCCATTAA
- a CDS encoding mandelate racemase/muconate lactonizing enzyme family protein: MKNILSRLSLSDKSSDRRDFLRNASLSGLSLGLMFDNKGPRSAEQEMEFITQKVSRDSKPSELKITDMRVATLVGVPFSSPIIRIDTNQGLVGWGEVRDGASANYALTLKSRILGKNPCNVEQIFKQIKQFGGQSRAAGGVCGVEMALWDLAGKAYNVPAYQLLGGKYRDFIRLYADTPEADTYDGFAKNMQKRRDQGYTFLKMDFGIGMLADKPGMLVNANNWSVKRQWDDKEMGKLGNYANTKHPFTRIQVTKKGLDALVDHVGKVREIVGYDMPLAADHFGHFDVNTAIQIGKAMEPFRLAWLEDLVPWMYTDQWKQISDAIDTPTLTGEDIYLKEGFIKLIDAKAIDMIHPDLASSGGLLETKKIGDYAEEKGIPMAMHFAGSPISMMANVHCAAATENFVALEHHGVDVPGWEDLVTGIKPIVEKGFVRVPDRPGLGVELNEEVAKKYLKKGTNWFAPTDAWNTRDSADREWS, translated from the coding sequence ATGAAAAACATATTGTCCCGATTGTCCTTATCCGACAAATCATCGGACCGCCGTGACTTTTTGCGCAATGCTAGCCTAAGCGGACTATCGCTGGGCTTGATGTTTGATAACAAAGGTCCACGCTCGGCGGAGCAGGAAATGGAGTTCATTACCCAGAAAGTAAGCCGCGATTCCAAACCATCGGAGCTAAAGATCACAGACATGCGGGTGGCTACGCTGGTAGGTGTTCCCTTTAGCAGTCCGATTATCCGTATCGATACCAACCAGGGATTGGTTGGCTGGGGAGAAGTGCGCGACGGCGCCAGTGCCAATTATGCGCTCACCCTCAAAAGTCGAATCTTGGGGAAAAATCCGTGTAACGTTGAGCAGATCTTCAAGCAAATCAAGCAGTTTGGCGGACAGAGCCGGGCGGCTGGTGGCGTCTGTGGCGTTGAAATGGCCCTGTGGGATCTGGCCGGTAAAGCCTATAACGTACCTGCTTACCAACTGCTGGGTGGCAAATACCGTGATTTTATCCGGCTCTACGCTGATACGCCCGAAGCCGATACCTACGATGGGTTCGCCAAAAACATGCAGAAACGCCGGGATCAGGGGTATACATTCCTGAAAATGGATTTCGGCATCGGGATGCTGGCCGATAAACCCGGTATGCTGGTCAATGCCAACAACTGGAGTGTAAAGCGGCAGTGGGATGATAAAGAAATGGGTAAACTGGGCAATTACGCCAATACAAAACACCCCTTCACCCGTATTCAGGTTACGAAAAAAGGACTGGATGCCCTGGTTGATCACGTCGGTAAAGTCCGCGAAATTGTTGGGTACGACATGCCGCTGGCTGCCGACCACTTCGGCCATTTCGACGTGAACACCGCCATTCAGATTGGTAAAGCAATGGAACCGTTCCGGCTGGCCTGGCTGGAAGACCTTGTCCCCTGGATGTACACCGATCAGTGGAAGCAGATCTCCGATGCCATCGATACGCCAACGTTGACCGGCGAGGATATCTACCTCAAAGAAGGCTTTATCAAGCTCATCGACGCCAAAGCGATCGACATGATTCATCCGGATTTAGCCTCGTCGGGTGGGCTGCTGGAAACAAAGAAAATTGGCGATTACGCTGAGGAAAAAGGCATTCCAATGGCCATGCACTTCGCTGGTTCGCCCATTTCGATGATGGCCAACGTACACTGCGCAGCCGCTACGGAAAACTTTGTGGCGCTCGAACATCACGGTGTAGACGTACCCGGTTGGGAAGATCTTGTAACGGGCATCAAGCCGATCGTGGAAAAAGGCTTCGTGAGGGTTCCTGACAGACCCGGACTCGGTGTCGAACTGAATGAGGAAGTTGCCAAAAAGTACCTCAAAAAAGGAACGAACTGGTTTGCACCGACCGATGCGTGGAATACCCGCGATTCGGCTGACCGCGAATGGAGTTAA